The following proteins are co-located in the Diaphorobacter sp. HDW4B genome:
- a CDS encoding ABC transporter ATP-binding protein, which yields MAFLDIDHAVFTYPGRAPVVNGVSWKMQTGEFHCLLGRSGCGKTTLLKLAAGLLRPQSGRVLLNGGELAAPGPQLGFMFQAPTLLEWLTVLDNVLLPVSLQRKPAKQDVDRALQLLDQLGLSAHAPNHPRQLSGGQQSRVALARALILEPPLLLLDEPFAALDAITRAELQDDLLRTSRERGTTVLFVTHDINEAVYLGDRIALMHEGRIVDDWRIELSAPRTQAMRHGAVFNEYCAAVRASMDRSSA from the coding sequence ATGGCGTTTCTCGATATCGACCATGCCGTGTTCACCTATCCGGGCCGTGCGCCGGTGGTGAACGGCGTGAGCTGGAAGATGCAGACAGGCGAATTCCACTGCCTGCTGGGCCGCAGCGGCTGTGGCAAGACCACGCTGCTCAAACTGGCAGCCGGGTTGCTTCGTCCGCAGTCGGGGCGCGTTCTGTTGAATGGCGGTGAACTGGCAGCGCCGGGGCCGCAGCTGGGCTTCATGTTCCAGGCACCTACGCTGCTGGAGTGGCTTACCGTGCTCGACAACGTGCTGCTGCCTGTGTCGTTGCAGCGCAAACCTGCCAAGCAGGACGTGGACCGGGCACTTCAGTTGCTCGATCAACTGGGTCTGTCCGCTCATGCGCCAAACCACCCGCGTCAACTCTCCGGTGGACAGCAAAGCCGTGTGGCGCTGGCGCGTGCGCTGATTCTGGAGCCGCCGCTGTTGCTGCTCGACGAACCCTTTGCTGCGCTCGACGCAATCACGCGCGCGGAACTGCAGGACGACTTGCTGCGCACCAGTCGCGAGCGCGGCACTACCGTGCTGTTCGTCACGCATGACATCAATGAGGCCGTTTATCTGGGTGACCGCATCGCGCTCATGCACGAAGGGCGCATCGTGGATGACTGGCGCATCGAACTGTCTGCGCCGCGCACGCAAGCCATGCGCCATGGTGCAGTTTTCAATGAATACTGCGCTGCGGTGCGGGCTTCCATGGACAGGAGCAGCGCATGA
- a CDS encoding ABC transporter permease, whose amino-acid sequence MTVTPFKAHFLSAALLVILLAAWELMVRQWGLSALVLPAPSAIAASLWSGLVTGYFWPHVVSTMQALLLGLLAGSVFGLLVGMALAESRLLERVFKPYVVVSQVVPKLALAPLFVLWFGFGMLPTVLITALICFFPLMENTLTGLRQVDAQRLQLFQMLGATRLQTLLRLKLPTGLPAILAGLRVAVVLALVGVVVAEFMGASKGLGAVVIAAQGMMDTTLMFAALVLIAAIGLVLYQLCLVLERRLLRAHAFAHVLPVSHSLSGGNS is encoded by the coding sequence ATGACCGTCACGCCGTTCAAGGCACATTTTCTGTCCGCAGCGCTGCTCGTCATTTTGCTCGCCGCGTGGGAGCTGATGGTTCGCCAGTGGGGCTTGTCTGCGCTGGTGCTGCCTGCGCCGTCGGCCATCGCGGCATCGCTGTGGTCAGGCTTGGTCACGGGGTATTTCTGGCCCCATGTTGTCTCGACGATGCAGGCGTTGCTGCTGGGCCTGTTGGCGGGAAGCGTATTCGGCCTGCTGGTCGGAATGGCACTGGCCGAGTCCCGCTTGCTGGAGCGCGTTTTCAAACCTTATGTCGTCGTCAGCCAGGTGGTTCCCAAATTGGCACTTGCACCCCTGTTCGTGCTCTGGTTTGGATTCGGCATGCTGCCGACCGTGCTGATCACGGCGCTGATCTGCTTTTTTCCGTTGATGGAGAACACGCTGACGGGGCTTCGGCAAGTTGATGCGCAGCGCCTGCAACTCTTTCAGATGCTGGGTGCCACCCGGCTGCAGACCTTGCTGCGACTGAAGCTGCCCACGGGCTTGCCCGCGATTCTTGCGGGGCTGCGCGTGGCGGTGGTGCTGGCGCTGGTCGGTGTGGTCGTCGCCGAATTCATGGGCGCCAGCAAAGGGCTGGGCGCCGTCGTCATCGCCGCACAAGGGATGATGGACACAACATTGATGTTCGCCGCGCTGGTGCTGATTGCCGCCATTGGATTGGTGCTCTACCAACTTTGCCTTGTGCTGGAACGCCGGCTTTTGCGCGCGCATGCTTTTGCGCATGTCCTCCCAGTTTCCCATTCGCTCTCGGGCGGCAACTCCTGA
- a CDS encoding ABC transporter substrate-binding protein, which yields MNTSTSTPIFSRRSLLSASAGLAGLSLAGQAFAAQAQGNIRLAGWSKPISEITNILAEPDKGFFKAQGVELTYLPGAGGGDAIRNLLAGQADVAFTDPGSFFMALDKGEKLVAIYDIYPQNVFNVVSLKSSGIQKPADLKGKKIGVYSLSSGTRQNLLVLLHQAGLKESDVTIVVTGLLNFAPLMQGQVDATAATDTGLAVGLRKGMGEINVMNVSDHLNISSDMFVVREDTLREKKDLLKAFLKGYRDSVAWMIAHPEEAATLAVKRAIDGTHRDINRDVIKLRNASAQPSAQGKARAPQLGSFDLASLQKGADTYRALGMIARQIKVADVVDTSLLPGN from the coding sequence ATGAACACTTCTACATCGACTCCCATCTTCTCTCGCCGCAGTCTGCTGAGTGCAAGCGCGGGTCTCGCTGGCTTGTCGCTTGCGGGCCAAGCGTTTGCAGCACAAGCGCAGGGAAACATTCGCCTGGCTGGCTGGAGCAAACCGATCAGCGAGATCACCAATATTCTTGCCGAGCCCGACAAAGGCTTTTTCAAAGCACAGGGCGTGGAGCTGACCTATCTGCCCGGAGCAGGCGGTGGTGACGCGATCCGCAACCTGCTTGCCGGTCAGGCCGATGTGGCGTTCACCGATCCCGGCTCGTTCTTCATGGCGCTGGACAAGGGCGAAAAGCTGGTTGCCATCTACGACATCTACCCGCAGAACGTGTTCAACGTGGTCTCGCTCAAGTCGTCGGGTATCCAGAAGCCTGCAGATCTGAAGGGCAAGAAGATCGGCGTCTACAGCCTTTCCAGCGGCACACGCCAGAACCTGCTGGTGCTGTTGCATCAGGCGGGTCTGAAGGAGTCCGATGTGACCATCGTCGTCACTGGCCTGCTCAACTTCGCACCGCTGATGCAGGGGCAGGTCGATGCCACGGCTGCCACCGATACCGGTCTGGCCGTTGGCCTGCGCAAGGGCATGGGCGAGATCAACGTCATGAACGTGAGCGACCACCTGAACATTTCGAGCGACATGTTCGTCGTGCGCGAAGACACGCTGCGCGAAAAGAAGGATCTGCTCAAGGCTTTTCTGAAAGGCTACCGCGACAGCGTTGCCTGGATGATCGCCCACCCCGAGGAGGCCGCGACGCTCGCTGTCAAACGGGCCATCGACGGCACCCATCGCGACATCAATCGGGATGTGATCAAGCTGCGCAATGCGTCCGCCCAACCCAGCGCGCAAGGCAAGGCGCGTGCTCCACAACTCGGAAGCTTTGATCTGGCTTCGCTGCAAAAGGGAGCGGATACTTATCGTGCGCTCGGCATGATTGCGCGCCAGATCAAGGTGGCTGATGTGGTCGATACCAGTTTGCTGCCGGGTAACTGA
- a CDS encoding SDR family oxidoreductase encodes MNLRGKVVLVTGASRGIGAAIATAFAREGATVAINHLSNDAAAARTVAACEAAGGDAWAIKADVGSRAAVQDMVDSIVREAGGIDIVVNNAFKPYAFDPERRSRFDDLEWNDYRSQFDGAVGAAFNVCRAVLPQMRQRARGSIVNIVSNLVEHPVVPYHDYTTAKASLVAFSRNLASELGPVGIRVNCVAPGLVYPTQGSQSTKESFRESLMAATPLRRLARPEDVAGPVLFLASELSGFMTGQVLFVDGGLVMR; translated from the coding sequence ATGAACCTGCGCGGCAAGGTGGTGCTGGTCACGGGCGCGAGCCGTGGCATTGGCGCTGCCATCGCCACAGCCTTCGCGCGAGAAGGCGCGACAGTGGCGATCAACCACCTTTCCAACGATGCCGCGGCAGCCCGGACTGTGGCTGCTTGCGAGGCCGCTGGCGGCGATGCCTGGGCCATCAAGGCTGATGTGGGTTCGCGGGCTGCGGTGCAGGATATGGTCGACAGCATCGTGCGCGAAGCGGGCGGAATCGACATCGTCGTCAACAACGCATTCAAACCTTATGCCTTCGATCCCGAGCGTCGCAGTCGCTTCGATGATCTGGAGTGGAACGACTACCGATCCCAGTTCGATGGTGCCGTGGGCGCGGCCTTCAACGTCTGCCGCGCCGTGCTGCCGCAGATGCGCCAACGCGCGCGCGGCAGCATCGTCAACATCGTGAGCAATCTGGTCGAACATCCCGTCGTGCCGTATCACGACTACACCACAGCCAAGGCATCATTGGTCGCTTTCAGCCGCAATCTGGCCAGTGAACTGGGGCCCGTGGGCATCCGCGTGAACTGCGTGGCACCCGGTCTGGTCTATCCCACACAAGGCAGCCAGAGCACCAAGGAATCCTTTCGCGAATCGCTGATGGCGGCCACGCCGCTGCGCAGGCTGGCAAGGCCCGAAGATGTGGCCGGGCCGGTGCTGTTTCTGGCATCCGAACTCAGCGGGTTCATGACGGGTCAGGTGCTGTTCGTGGATGGCGGGTTGGTGATGCGCTGA
- a CDS encoding NAD(P)/FAD-dependent oxidoreductase yields MSSTSSNNPHASLLQPGRIGKMELKNRIVMAPMGENFGGDDGLCGEKTQAYYEERAAGGTGLIVMGTAAVSWPTGTSEPHQLGISNDDFIPGLAEVTRRVHAHGGKVAIQINHSGKVAAHDRACGREMWVSSIPPAAPVPDAMRTITPKEFSTFVGVGPHPERYRVMDKADIEQMIEWYAAAAVRAQKAGFDAVEVHSAHNYMIANFLSPFFNSRTDEYGGSHENRTRLLREILAEVRKRVGPDFPIWVRLDAEEMHTPGGITMDEALKTAKVAEEFGADAISVSAYARMPTGSAFTDAPIPQKQNAYREFAAQYKKAVKIPIISAGRWELDDAAHALTKGEIDFVAMGRKLLAEPDMANKLAANTAKDVRPCIYCYACVSEIFINNGIKCAVNARVGHEHESTIQFAQKSKRILIVGGGPSGMEAARVAALRGHHVTLVERSDRLGGTLFFAALAYPENGRLLDYLVQQMKHPNIDVRLNTTVDAALIDAIKPDEIFVGTGAKRAAPAIEGAEQNHVWSGDELRRLMTGDRADEIAKAKLSLTERAMFKAGGMLGVTDSTNAIQNLSKLWMPLGKRVVIIGGGLVGLELAEFLLDRGREVTVLEPGTHAGTELAIVRRWRVIEAVKAHGKLQLLAKVQRITKKEVIWTDKSGEQHITTADSVVIALGAQPDASVAESIAAMTQVPVQQLGDSNTLGYIEGAMHSGYRAGAMI; encoded by the coding sequence ATGAGCAGCACCAGCAGCAACAATCCGCACGCATCCCTTCTGCAGCCCGGCCGCATCGGCAAGATGGAGCTGAAGAACCGCATCGTCATGGCCCCCATGGGCGAGAACTTCGGCGGCGACGACGGCCTGTGCGGCGAGAAGACACAGGCCTACTACGAGGAACGCGCGGCGGGCGGCACCGGGCTGATCGTCATGGGCACGGCCGCCGTGTCCTGGCCCACCGGCACGAGCGAGCCGCATCAGCTCGGCATCTCCAACGACGATTTCATTCCGGGTCTGGCCGAAGTCACACGCCGCGTGCATGCGCATGGCGGCAAGGTCGCCATCCAGATCAACCACAGCGGCAAGGTGGCCGCGCACGACCGCGCCTGTGGCCGCGAGATGTGGGTGTCGTCGATTCCGCCCGCAGCGCCCGTGCCCGATGCCATGCGCACCATCACGCCCAAGGAGTTCTCGACCTTCGTGGGCGTGGGGCCGCACCCCGAGCGTTACCGCGTGATGGACAAGGCGGACATCGAACAGATGATCGAGTGGTATGCCGCAGCCGCAGTGCGGGCGCAGAAGGCGGGCTTTGACGCGGTGGAGGTGCACAGCGCTCACAACTACATGATCGCCAATTTCCTCTCGCCCTTCTTCAACAGCCGCACCGACGAATATGGCGGCAGTCACGAGAACCGCACGCGTCTGCTGCGCGAGATTCTGGCCGAGGTGCGCAAGCGCGTGGGGCCCGACTTTCCGATCTGGGTGCGTCTGGACGCCGAAGAAATGCACACGCCCGGCGGCATCACCATGGACGAGGCCCTCAAGACTGCCAAGGTGGCCGAAGAGTTCGGTGCCGATGCGATCAGCGTGTCGGCCTACGCGCGCATGCCCACGGGCTCGGCCTTCACCGATGCGCCCATTCCGCAAAAGCAGAACGCTTATCGTGAGTTCGCCGCCCAATACAAGAAGGCAGTGAAGATCCCGATCATCTCCGCTGGCCGTTGGGAACTGGACGACGCAGCCCATGCACTCACCAAAGGCGAGATCGACTTCGTCGCCATGGGCCGCAAGCTGCTGGCCGAACCCGACATGGCCAACAAGCTCGCGGCCAATACCGCCAAGGATGTGCGCCCGTGCATCTACTGCTACGCCTGTGTGAGCGAGATTTTCATCAACAACGGCATCAAGTGCGCGGTGAATGCGCGCGTCGGCCACGAGCATGAATCGACCATACAGTTCGCGCAGAAGTCCAAGCGGATTCTGATCGTCGGCGGCGGCCCTTCGGGCATGGAGGCCGCACGCGTCGCCGCGCTGCGCGGTCACCATGTCACGCTGGTCGAGCGCAGCGATCGTCTGGGCGGCACGCTGTTCTTCGCCGCCCTCGCCTATCCTGAAAATGGCCGTCTGCTCGACTATCTGGTCCAGCAGATGAAGCACCCGAACATCGACGTGCGCCTGAACACCACGGTCGATGCCGCGCTGATCGATGCGATCAAGCCCGACGAAATCTTCGTCGGCACAGGTGCCAAGCGTGCCGCGCCCGCCATCGAAGGCGCTGAGCAGAACCATGTGTGGAGCGGCGATGAGCTACGTCGCCTGATGACCGGCGACCGCGCCGACGAGATCGCGAAAGCCAAGCTCAGCCTGACCGAGCGCGCCATGTTCAAGGCCGGCGGCATGCTCGGCGTGACCGACAGCACCAACGCGATCCAGAACCTGTCCAAACTGTGGATGCCGCTGGGCAAGCGCGTCGTCATCATCGGCGGCGGTCTGGTGGGCTTGGAGCTGGCCGAATTCCTGCTTGACCGAGGCCGTGAAGTCACCGTGCTCGAACCCGGCACCCATGCAGGCACGGAGCTCGCCATCGTCCGCCGCTGGCGCGTGATCGAAGCCGTGAAGGCCCACGGCAAGCTGCAACTGCTCGCCAAGGTGCAGCGCATCACCAAGAAGGAAGTGATCTGGACCGACAAGTCCGGCGAGCAGCACATCACCACCGCCGACTCGGTCGTCATCGCACTCGGCGCGCAGCCCGACGCAAGCGTGGCCGAATCAATCGCCGCCATGACGCAAGTCCCCGTGCAACAACTCGGCGACAGCAACACGCTCGGCTACATCGAAGGTGCAATGCACAGCGGCTACCGCGCTGGCGCAATGATCTGA
- a CDS encoding SDR family oxidoreductase — protein sequence MSSTSRNTTPTIVMSGCATGIGAATRKALEAAGHKVIGIDVRDAEIIADLSTAEGRKQAVEAALAACGGVLDGLVLCAGLGTHIRPAGKIVSVNYFGAVELLDGLFPALKQGQSPAAVVISSVASAHLPWEKNPLAAAFESGNDAMAQAIVDGAGEQGGNLAYAGSKNGLTVAMRKRSVIWGKEGVRLNSVAPGATETPLLQASAQDPRFAKSIAEFLPPMGRRADPAEMASVVLFLMSDAASYVNGAQICVDGGIDAQMRPTLF from the coding sequence ATGTCCTCAACCTCAAGAAACACCACCCCGACCATCGTCATGAGCGGCTGCGCCACCGGCATCGGAGCCGCCACGCGCAAGGCGCTCGAAGCCGCAGGTCACAAGGTCATCGGCATCGACGTGCGCGATGCGGAGATCATCGCCGATCTGTCCACCGCCGAAGGCCGCAAGCAGGCCGTGGAAGCCGCTCTGGCCGCGTGCGGCGGCGTGCTCGATGGTCTGGTGCTGTGCGCTGGTCTGGGCACGCATATCCGCCCGGCAGGCAAGATCGTGTCGGTCAATTACTTTGGTGCGGTCGAGCTGCTTGATGGCTTGTTTCCTGCGTTGAAGCAAGGTCAGTCGCCCGCTGCCGTGGTGATTTCTTCGGTGGCGTCCGCTCACCTGCCTTGGGAGAAAAATCCGTTGGCTGCCGCGTTTGAATCGGGTAACGATGCGATGGCGCAGGCGATTGTCGATGGCGCGGGAGAGCAGGGTGGGAATCTGGCTTACGCAGGCAGCAAGAACGGTTTGACAGTGGCGATGCGCAAGCGGTCCGTTATTTGGGGCAAGGAAGGCGTGCGTTTGAACTCCGTTGCGCCTGGGGCGACCGAGACGCCCTTGCTGCAGGCCAGTGCGCAAGATCCTCGGTTTGCGAAGTCGATTGCGGAGTTCTTGCCGCCGATGGGGCGTCGGGCTGATCCGGCGGAGATGGCTTCTGTGGTTTTGTTTTTGATGAGTGATGCGGCCAGTTATGTGAATGGGGCGCAGATTTGTGTGGATGGGGGGATTGATGCGCAGATGAGGCCTACTCTGTTTTGA
- a CDS encoding enoyl-CoA hydratase — translation MQDTENTELKPVATESELLLERPEDGIAVVRLNRPHATNALSLSLQSALSHTFHQLSHDDSVRCIVLTGGDKVFAAGGDIKSMDSCGPIEILKRHTERVWAPIETCPKPIIAAVNGYAFGGGAELAMHCDIIIAGKNASFAQPEIRIGIMPGIGGTQRLVRAVGKFNAMRILLTGRPIAAQEAQIMGLVSMVCEDDQVQHEALKMARQIAAMPPLAAEQIKEVVIAGMDASLDTALMLERKANQILFATQDQKEGMNAFIEKRPPKFEGR, via the coding sequence ATGCAAGACACGGAAAACACAGAGCTCAAGCCAGTCGCTACAGAGAGCGAACTGCTGCTGGAACGCCCCGAAGACGGCATCGCCGTGGTACGCCTGAATCGCCCCCATGCCACCAACGCACTGAGCCTTTCGCTGCAGTCCGCGCTGTCACATACGTTCCACCAACTGAGCCACGACGACAGCGTGCGCTGCATCGTGCTGACCGGCGGAGACAAAGTCTTTGCCGCAGGCGGCGACATCAAAAGCATGGATTCGTGCGGCCCCATCGAGATATTGAAGCGCCACACCGAACGCGTGTGGGCTCCGATAGAGACCTGTCCCAAACCCATCATTGCCGCAGTCAACGGTTATGCCTTCGGCGGCGGCGCAGAACTGGCCATGCACTGCGACATCATCATCGCGGGGAAAAACGCCAGTTTTGCCCAACCCGAAATCCGCATCGGAATCATGCCCGGCATCGGCGGCACGCAGCGTCTGGTGCGGGCCGTAGGCAAGTTCAACGCCATGCGCATCCTGCTCACCGGCAGACCCATTGCCGCGCAGGAAGCGCAGATCATGGGACTCGTCAGCATGGTCTGCGAGGACGATCAGGTGCAGCACGAAGCGCTCAAGATGGCACGGCAGATTGCGGCCATGCCGCCGCTGGCAGCAGAGCAAATCAAGGAAGTGGTGATTGCAGGCATGGATGCGTCCCTGGACACAGCACTCATGCTCGAACGCAAAGCCAATCAGATCCTCTTCGCCACGCAAGACCAAAAAGAAGGAATGAACGCGTTCATCGAAAAGCGCCCTCCCAAGTTTGAAGGGCGTTGA
- a CDS encoding SDR family oxidoreductase — MQANDKEFQQRVVLVTGGTKGIGKGIAQAYLQAGAIVVVCGRQQPEALPTAADGRTAEFIACDVREASAVKELVDQVVQRHGRLDVLVNNAGGAPAVDAATVSPRFHEGVLRLNLFSTLHASQAANAVMQKQDDGGVIVCIGSISALRPSPGTAAYGAAKAAVLSLVSSLAVEWAPKVRVVAVSPGLVRTEQSALHYGDEAGIASVAQTIPAGRLADPQDIAEACLYVSSTRASYMSGTNLLLHGGGERPAFLGAANAEHNTQQTTK, encoded by the coding sequence ATGCAAGCAAACGACAAAGAATTTCAACAACGCGTTGTTCTGGTGACCGGTGGCACCAAGGGCATCGGCAAGGGCATCGCGCAGGCTTATCTGCAGGCCGGTGCGATCGTGGTGGTCTGTGGAAGGCAGCAGCCCGAGGCGTTGCCAACTGCCGCTGATGGTCGCACTGCAGAGTTCATTGCCTGCGATGTGCGTGAAGCCTCTGCGGTGAAGGAACTGGTCGATCAAGTGGTGCAGCGCCATGGTCGGCTCGATGTGCTGGTCAACAACGCGGGCGGTGCGCCTGCGGTGGATGCAGCCACGGTGTCTCCGCGTTTTCATGAAGGCGTTTTGCGCCTCAATCTGTTCTCGACGCTGCATGCCTCGCAGGCTGCCAATGCGGTCATGCAAAAGCAGGATGACGGCGGCGTGATCGTCTGCATCGGCAGCATCAGCGCGCTGCGTCCTTCGCCGGGCACGGCAGCTTATGGCGCTGCCAAGGCGGCGGTCCTGAGTCTGGTGAGTTCGCTCGCCGTGGAGTGGGCGCCCAAGGTGCGTGTGGTCGCGGTGAGCCCCGGCCTTGTGCGCACCGAGCAGTCGGCGCTGCATTACGGCGATGAGGCAGGCATTGCCTCCGTCGCGCAAACCATTCCCGCTGGCCGTCTGGCCGATCCGCAGGACATCGCCGAGGCCTGCCTCTACGTTTCTTCAACGCGCGCTTCCTATATGAGCGGCACGAATCTGCTGCTGCATGGAGGGGGCGAGCGACCCGCGTTTCTGGGTGCCGCCAACGCCGAGCACAACACACAACAAACAACCAAGTGA
- a CDS encoding Zn-ribbon domain-containing OB-fold protein, which yields MTDQDWMAEVRALVGKKYGRVYAWDKVNTPMIRQWCEIMNVNVRTNADGKVIAPPGMLQVWCMEGPVQNNYPPGSTKENPYEVVKLLDAQGFASTVAVNSELTFDRDVVEGEDLYYTTRLDSVGDEKTTALGTGYFVTLIMDYFSIGALRGDDEHVGQLLFRVFKFRPANAQPAAAADQKSAGIPKIKRSAPGISDDNRFFWDGVQQGKLLIQHCKSCGELNHPPGPVCPHCQSFEWDAVQACGKGEVYSYVVMHYPEVPPFDHPNPIGLIELEEGTRLIAQLVGIKPQDVRIGQKVQVEFNTFNDGEMTLPQFRVVA from the coding sequence TTGACTGATCAAGACTGGATGGCGGAAGTCCGCGCCCTCGTGGGCAAGAAGTATGGGCGCGTGTATGCCTGGGACAAGGTCAACACACCGATGATTCGCCAGTGGTGCGAAATCATGAACGTGAATGTGCGCACCAACGCCGATGGCAAGGTCATCGCGCCACCGGGCATGCTGCAGGTCTGGTGCATGGAAGGGCCGGTGCAGAACAACTACCCGCCGGGCTCCACCAAGGAAAATCCATACGAAGTGGTGAAGCTGCTGGACGCGCAAGGCTTTGCGTCGACCGTGGCGGTGAATTCCGAACTCACATTCGACCGCGATGTGGTCGAGGGCGAAGACCTGTACTACACCACGCGTCTGGACAGCGTGGGCGACGAGAAGACCACGGCGCTGGGCACGGGTTACTTCGTCACGCTGATCATGGATTACTTCTCCATCGGCGCGCTCCGGGGCGATGACGAGCATGTGGGCCAGTTGCTTTTCCGCGTGTTCAAGTTCCGTCCGGCCAACGCACAACCAGCCGCTGCCGCCGATCAGAAGTCTGCGGGCATTCCGAAGATCAAGCGCTCGGCGCCCGGCATCAGCGATGACAACCGCTTCTTCTGGGACGGCGTGCAGCAGGGCAAGCTGCTGATCCAGCATTGCAAGTCGTGCGGCGAGCTGAACCATCCGCCGGGCCCCGTCTGCCCGCACTGCCAATCGTTCGAATGGGACGCCGTGCAGGCCTGCGGCAAGGGCGAGGTGTATTCCTACGTCGTCATGCACTACCCCGAAGTGCCGCCGTTCGACCATCCGAATCCCATTGGTCTGATCGAGCTGGAAGAGGGCACGCGCCTGATCGCGCAACTCGTGGGCATCAAGCCGCAGGACGTGAGGATCGGCCAGAAGGTGCAGGTGGAATTCAACACCTTCAACGATGGCGAGATGACGCTGCCGCAGTTCCGCGTCGTGGCCTGA
- a CDS encoding acyl-CoA dehydrogenase family protein produces MDFQLSEDQRAFADMAQSLFADYCTDDKLREHDTSGKPFMQDLWPQCVSAGLHSILIPESAGGLGLGMTELLAVLIQQGRALAQVPLWQTQVAASALAALTGNAAAEQAVQAAMQGELISVSLESLSSSHGAQLRVEGGKVYGKLHAVALGAQARYLLAAAKASNGNQLVLVDLAAAGVQKAEGMREDYCAVADVTLFDAPAIATLDEAAVRWVSEYAIASTAALQQGVTQAQLERTVAYVSERKQFDRPIGSFQLVAGQMADGYILMQAQRSTLSQLVWRLDEHLPSAPQAHALRAQSNELGLKVGRVAQHVHGGMGVDVTYPMHRFLFWCRALAVEVGSGEHHLEALGQWLADNDNLGWKYDLPEAR; encoded by the coding sequence ATGGATTTCCAACTCTCGGAAGACCAGCGCGCGTTTGCGGACATGGCGCAAAGCCTGTTTGCCGACTACTGCACCGATGACAAGCTGCGCGAGCACGACACCAGCGGCAAGCCTTTCATGCAGGACTTGTGGCCGCAATGCGTGTCGGCAGGGCTGCACAGCATTCTGATTCCCGAATCGGCGGGCGGTCTGGGTCTGGGCATGACCGAACTGCTGGCCGTGCTGATCCAGCAGGGCCGCGCACTGGCTCAAGTGCCGCTGTGGCAGACGCAAGTCGCCGCCAGCGCATTGGCCGCGTTGACTGGCAATGCCGCTGCAGAGCAGGCGGTGCAGGCGGCCATGCAGGGCGAACTGATCAGTGTGTCGCTTGAAAGCCTGAGCAGTTCCCACGGTGCGCAACTGCGCGTCGAAGGCGGCAAGGTCTACGGCAAGTTGCACGCTGTGGCCTTGGGTGCGCAGGCCAGGTATCTGCTGGCGGCGGCCAAGGCGTCGAACGGCAACCAGCTGGTGCTGGTCGATCTGGCCGCAGCCGGTGTGCAGAAGGCCGAAGGCATGCGCGAGGACTACTGCGCCGTGGCCGACGTGACCTTGTTCGACGCACCCGCAATCGCCACGCTGGACGAGGCGGCCGTGCGCTGGGTGAGCGAATACGCGATTGCCAGCACAGCGGCTCTGCAGCAGGGCGTGACGCAGGCGCAGCTCGAACGCACCGTGGCGTATGTCAGCGAGCGCAAGCAGTTCGACCGTCCTATTGGTTCGTTCCAATTGGTCGCGGGTCAGATGGCCGATGGCTACATCCTCATGCAGGCGCAGCGCAGCACGCTGAGCCAATTGGTGTGGCGTCTCGACGAGCATCTGCCGAGCGCTCCGCAGGCCCATGCGCTGCGTGCGCAGTCCAACGAGCTGGGTCTGAAAGTGGGCCGCGTGGCGCAGCACGTGCATGGCGGCATGGGGGTGGATGTGACCTACCCGATGCACCGCTTCCTGTTCTGGTGCCGCGCGCTTGCCGTCGAGGTGGGCAGTGGCGAACACCATCTCGAAGCACTGGGCCAGTGGCTGGCCGACAACGACAACCTCGGCTGGAAGTACGACCTTCCCGAAGCCCGCTGA
- a CDS encoding MaoC family dehydratase, which produces MTTTHPSFESVSTGDELPTVTVPITVPLIAGGAIATRDYFPGHHDLEAARQLGSAHVFMNILTTNGLVQSFVEDWAGPKARLLDLKIKLGAPNYPGDSMKFTGAVTAKDDAKRSVQITLKGTNSMGSHVSGTVQVAFA; this is translated from the coding sequence ATGACAACCACACACCCAAGCTTTGAATCGGTGAGCACCGGCGATGAACTGCCCACTGTGACCGTGCCCATCACCGTGCCACTGATCGCAGGCGGCGCAATCGCCACACGCGACTATTTTCCCGGCCACCACGATCTGGAAGCTGCCCGCCAGCTCGGCTCCGCGCATGTCTTCATGAACATCCTGACCACCAACGGTCTGGTGCAGAGCTTCGTCGAAGACTGGGCAGGCCCCAAGGCGCGACTGCTCGATCTGAAGATCAAGCTCGGCGCGCCCAACTATCCCGGCGACAGCATGAAGTTCACCGGCGCGGTGACCGCCAAGGACGACGCCAAGCGCAGCGTGCAGATCACGCTCAAGGGCACGAACTCCATGGGATCGCATGTGAGCGGCACCGTGCAAGTGGCATTTGCCTGA